The nucleotide sequence GGCAGGTTGAGGGGCCCCACCTGGGCTGCTAGGTTTGGGGAAGGGCATGAAAGGGCAGTAgttgggcatgggggggggggtttggagggGGGTTGCCACCTGGATCTCCTGCCTCTGTTTCCCCAGAGCAAATTGGGACACTTGTGGGTGAATGCTTGGCCAAAGGAGATTCTTATACTCTTTCCTCCATTGCAGCCGAAACTAAACAGGGGAATGCATGATGAAGAATGCAGCCCATCGCTTCCCAGGCGGACTCTGCTGGCATCTGGTCTCCTCGCTTatccaaataggactaatttagccagctagccctggtgatcatctaatgtctattggatggatttcccccctaaattgattttttaattctgaatttattgttacgttttatactgtattttatgctgtttttgttgttgcatcaattaagtgttttaaatttgttgttagctgccctgagcccagttttctgaaccaggaagggcggggtataaataaaaatttattactattattattattattattatcttccttcCACCGGATAAGGAGGGGGGATAGAGCAGTGGCTGTGAAGAGGGAAGAAGGATTTCTCCAAATGCAAGGCTCATCCACAtctctgctttcccctgggaagaAACCACTTTTTCACCACTGAGTCGGAGCAAACATTGATTGGGTTTTCTCCATATTgaggtttgctctgatttagcgctCAAGAGAGGGTTATCCAAGGGAAAGTAGTGGGGTAAAGGAAATTTTTTCTAGAAATGGGACAAGCGGAAGTATGTGGCCCAATTTGCTTATTCCACCCCTTGATAGTCCCAAAGGTCTGAACTGCAGCCTGCCCTGCTCTGCCAAAACCCGGAATAACAAAAGGAAGAGGAGGGTATCGCTACAAACTCAGCACCTCCTTTGTtgccttttgttttccttttgagaCCCTTCTGTATGGCTTCAATTTCCCTCTACAGGATAAAATAAAAGAGAACTATATTTTTGATTCCAGTCATGTCTCAAGCATTATCTCTGTGGGCATTTCTGGGGTGGGATGTGGTATGAATCCAACCATTTATTTTTGGTGTTTTATATTCTCTGATGCATATTAGTTTTCCAACTGGCCAAAGTCAAACAGCATTAGGGTTGAGCAGCCAGTTTAGCAGCAAACTCATAAAGCAGGTTGCTGCTGAAGGGTgcatgcggtgtgtgtgtgtgtgtgtgtgtgtgtgtgtgtgtgtgtgtagcttcaGATGGAGTAGatgaaagaacataagaagagtcctggtggatcaggcccatggcccttatagtccagcatcctgacctcacagtggccaaccagatgcctctacaaaacccacatgcaggacctgagcatTATAGATTTTCTTCTCCTGGTCCACCCCCTCCAGGAGATGATGGGAAGAACAATGCAGATTATATGGCGCATCTGATGATGTCGTCAGAAACAGGCaaggaggaagcaggaagaaagATGTTTGGAAATCAAAGAAAAGCAGACAGGCCTGAGAGGAAACAGTCAAAGAATGAGAAGAAGAAATCCTCTACTTCTCAGGGTGCGGATGacagaaacagaacaaaaatgtgtagtggtacctcgggttacatacgcttcaggttacagactccactaacccagaaatagtacctcgggttaagaactttgcttcaggatgagaacagaaatcgtgctctggcggctcggcagcagcaggaggccccattagctaaagtggtgcttcaggttaagaacagcttcaggttaagaacggacctccggaatgaattatgtacttaagccaaggtaccactgtatattaaaacacTTAGACATAACCCTgactaaagaactatggcaagagaaactgatggactacgcagaattggcaaaactgacacataagctacgggacaaggacaactgtgactttaaagatgaatgggaaccttttacaaagtactaaAGGAACAACAAAGTGAAtcggactccttggcaggttttgaataaacactcacaagcTTTTTATTGACAACCagtcagataaattaaggattCATACAATTCTGTAAAATGCAAAGAACAGCATTTGTAGAGAAATCAGAGactggagctgagggaagtcagagggggaggggagggtgggtcattttatgggggggaggggggaaatggggaaatcaaggatgatatgttttaagatcatatgttttgtttaaattcttaataaaaatatttttaaaaacacacatttagaCACATCAGAATTAAATACTCAttgcagaatccacacaggggagaaaccatataaatgcacggagtgtggaaggagcttcagtgtgAGTGAGGCAGCTTTTAAAAGATTCACTGGAACATTGAGTTCTAGTGGACCTCCTTGCAGAAGAAATTCCATAACActggagccactgcagaggagACCCTACACCAAAGCCTTGTTAATTTCACAAAAGGAATAACGTCTTGGAACCATCCTAGATAAAGATTGGGCCTTATCAGAAGCTATGGTTCTGGTCTAGATATCAGTGGGGACAGAACTAGTTCCTATTGTCAGATGTTTGCATCATTagatgctcctttgtgttcagatcaggtctgaatacaataatgtagcacttgggcatgaagatgcagcccagcagcccagcactggaagcgaagatagagaagatctgcacagccaccatgtacttccccttggtgctcaggtaggtgggcacaaaggacacccaaacactgcagaagaccagcatgctgaaggtgatcagcttggcttcattgaaggccccaggcaatTTCCTGGCAAAAAAAGCTACTGTGAAGctgatggcagccaggaagcccatgtagccaagggcaatgtaaaacatggcaacagacccttcattgcactGCAGGGTGATCTCTCCAGGCTGGGAGTGCATGTCGGAATCTGGGAATGGTGGAAACATTccaagccagatggtgcagatgagaacttggacagtggaacaggaaatgacaatggagttggccaaactcttccccagccatctcctcaccctgttccctggctttgtggctAGGAAAGCTAAGACCActgtgatggttttggccaacacgGAAGAGacggcaactgagaagatgacACTGAAGGCAgattgtcggagaaggcaggtcatcTTCCTTGGCTGCCCAATGAACAGGAAAGAGGACAGAAAGGAAAACAGGAGGGAGACAAGAAGGATataggtgaggtcccggttgtttgctttgactatgggagtgtctaggaatttaatgaagattcctaacACAATCCCTGTGGATAAGGACAAGAATAGGGTGAAGGAGGTCAGGAGGGTCCCCAAAGACTCTTCATAGGCCAGGAAGGTGATAATCTTAGGGACACATTGATCTTGATCTTTGTTTGGatgctgatcttctggacatttggtGCAGTGGTCTGCATCTGAAAAGAAAAGCAGTGAGTTCAGCATCATTCATATATCACTATTATCTCTGTTGTGTATTACATTCTGTTATGTTAAGAAGTCCTACATGCAACAGGAGAAGAAGATGTAGTGTCCAGTAGGCGTTAGAATAATAGATTCATataactgaagagttggaagggacccaggtaTCAACTGAGtcacacccctgcaatgcaggaaccacagctaaagaacctCTGGCAGATAGCTGTCCAACCTCACTTCAACGGGAAGAAGGAGGCATCCCAACCCCATCAGTGTGTACATAATCAGAAATGCTGGCGCTGACATATGAATCCCTTCTCTTTGCCTTCTCCAAGGGCTCCCCtcttaccttccagagcagagaTTGTCCCTTTCATGCACCGTGAGCAACTGTAGCAGCAAAAGGGTTGGCCTTCATGAATTACCTTGGTGTATCCCTGGTGACAGCTTTTGCTGCACCTTGAATGAGGCGGGGTCTGTTCATAAAAGGAAGGAAGTGGGTGGAGAAAGcgaacagagaaaagtttttatcTTTCTCTTATAACAATAGAACTTGGGcactaattttttaaattttaaattttaattttttaaattttattttttttaaattttaaatttttaaattttaaattttaaattttttaaatttttaatttttaaaattttaaattttaatttttaatttttttaaatcttatACCAGTACATATTTACACATCCAATTTAAATCACCAAATATTGTCCCCCCTCCGCCCCCTTTCCTCGATTGCTTATGTCATATCTCTTATCACTGCATATCCAATTTAAATACATTTGTTATTTATCCTTTATACTCAAATTGTTTCACTGCTCGTTTTTAATTCAAGCCTGCTAGTGTTTTAAGTGGTTTGCAATAGTTCTTCAAATAGTCCTGAAATGTTCCCCATTCTAAATTAAGAATTCTCCAACTCccggaactgttcgaaaaccaaggtgtggcttccaattggctgcaggagcttcctgcactaaagcggaagctgtggaagccgtgctggacatttggcttctgaaaaatgttcgcaaaccagaacactcacttctgggtttgcggtgttcaggagccgacttgtttgggagccaagccgttcaacaagcaaggtaccactgtatggctaaGACTATGGGAAAGCCTAGGTTGGCCAGTCAGTCTCTCTGTACATGAGTCAAGAGGCTGAAAGGAGATCCAATTGTTTGTTTGTACTGTTATTACTTGTCAGGAGCGTCCTACACGTGAGTAGGAATCCAATAGAGACACATGCACGGCTAGCATGTTCTCTCTTTCCTGGTcggttgttcgggagcttcaaaagctttctccagcccgaacattACAGCAAccaagaggcatcagcacactttAGGATCAGCAGAGTGTTAGCAGTCCGCGTGACAGACTCAGCAGCACAGCAATAttggctaaactactttatttacacataataCACTTGGAGTGTTTTGACTTAGCTCCTTcccctttctcatcagacagcaaagagaaaggacaaaggacaacagtcccacatcatggaacacagtaatataaacatcctgtctccgtcacttcccacaatgtggaatgaaagcatacactgtcatgtgataaaacaatcccatgactgcaacacggGGCAAGAATACTAACATTACTATActactatataccgtattttcccttctataagacgcaccagaccacaagacgcacctggtttttggaggaggaaaacaagaagaaaaatatattctgaatctcagaagccagaacagcaaaagggatcgctgcgcagtgaaagaagcaatccctcttgctgttctggcttctgggatagttaTGCAGCCTGcgttcgccccataagacgcacacacatttccccttactttttaggagggaaaaagtgagtcttatagagcaaaaaatacggtatttgtttatACCCTGGCTTTTGCCCCGACAGGAACTCAAGGCGGCTTATAAAAAGATAAAATTGGACAACACAAGGCAAGGACGttcattgcataccctccaacatttctctgatgaaaatagggatgtcctattccatgatgatgataataatggtgGTGGTAGTACTACCaatagtatttataccccacccagctgACTGGACTgcccaacatatatgaaaacataataaaacatcaaacattaaagatcttccctatacagggctgccttcagatggcttctaaagaCTGTCTAGTTATCTCATTGGCtctggggttggataactccataccctccaaaatttcacccAAGGAAAATAGgcgtgtcctaaggaaaagcgggacattctgagatcaaatcagaaactggggtggcttctgtaaatccaggactgtccctgggaaatagggacactatTGTGTCTGTCATTGTCCCCTTCACTTGTTGGCTTTGAGTttctagtaaaaaaaagaaagaaaattaagtaGGTCTCACCTGGTTACACCACCCAGGCCACACAATGGCATCTGGATCTATAGCAAACGTTATTGTTGAGGGGTTGTGTCTCTCTGCACTCCCAACCTTCACTTTCTCAATTGATTTGTTGGGGAGCACTAACACGTTCACAACATCGAAGGCGGCTGCCAGGTGTCCGTTCTCATCCAAGTGCAGCCCGTCTACGGAAGTATTGTCAAAGTGGAAGTTTCTCAGGAAAGGGTGAAGCTATTATGGCAAAGAAAACAGCAGCGTTTGGTATTGCAAACTTGCCTTGTTGGACCTCCAAAATTTCTGAGCATCAATAAGCAAGCATGTTCtggaaacttgggtctccagaagcttttggactacagtgcccattgcccatgaccactggtcctgctagctagggatgatgggtgttgtagtccaacaacagctggagacccaagtttgggaaacactgtcctagaatATGaacagcccagcatcctgttctcccattgGCCAGACTAATGCCTgtcggaaacccacaaacagtGTGAAGTAATGAGGTCCGGTACGCTTCCACTGCCACTGCTCAGCTTCTCTGGACTGTAGCAGAGTGTAGGCACACCATGTGCTTTGTGTTTGAGCATGCAGGAAAAGAGAGTCTGTACGCAGCTTCTTCACTAATCTAAGAAGCTTTATTATGTACAGCAGCAATAAATCAGAAACTCCAGAGACagaagaaggagagtttggatttgatatcccggtttatcactaccctaaggagtctcaaagcggctaacattctcctttcccttcctcccccacaacaaacactctgtgaggtgtggggctgagagacttcaaagaagtgtgactagcccagggtcacccagcagctgcaggtggaggagtggggaagcgaacctggttcacgagattacaagtctaccgctcttaaccactacaccacactggctcccatcaGCATCTTGTCTCCCATCTTGGTCAAAACTGAAAGGAGACTGAACACAAAGAACAGATTTCCATATGAGGGAAACCACTCCCCAGTGGGCAGGACGCTTACTCTGAGCTGTTTAAACCTGTAagctctgattctcctcacaaacAGGACCGGAGCACACCTGCAATGCTCTCCACAGCAGGCATTTAGGAGCAGAACAGGGTCATCATggcttagtagccattgataggcttCTCTGTGGACTTGTCTATTTTTCTTTTGAAGCCATtccaattggtggccatcactgccttctgtgggagtgagttccagagATTAACTATTGGTTGCATGAAggagtgctttcttttgtctgtcctgactcTCCCAGCGTGGCCCGTGGCCCTTCCCATCACGCAGAGAAGGGCAGAGTGAACTCTTTGCTCCAGCCAAGCGTCCAAGGGGCAGCCTTTGGAATGCAGTGCCGCAGACACCAATGGGGGCTGGTCAGTTAGAGCAAATGGGGCTCCAGCCCACCAACCTTCAGCCAGGCTCCCTGTGCGCATTTTTACTTTTAACCAATCCAATGGCCGGCATTGCCTCTCAGCTTCCTCCGCTTTGGAATGTTGCATTCGTAGAACTCATCTGAGGCGttcacaaagtaaaggaaggattgaactctgattaataagaatacacgcAGAGGCTTGaagcagcaagactctgggaagggtgcgtataataatctctgtcccctcggcccaggtcgttttattcacaaaggaactttttacagagtgtttgtaagaaccaatcagatttcttctgagcatttcaacaaacccatgTGGGGACAAGTTaaactaattaagcacacatatttctgggataaacaaagaacagaactacaGAGGAGGACACCTGGCAACCCCagaggtgataaacaagcaatatacatgataaggaggatggccaggaggacagtgatcattatcaccttaatgtgaaacctgtttcctggccctaagataacatcctaagattaacatatcagaaagctACTTCAAAGAAGCTTGCCCACTATCTTAGATGATCCAGGAcgcctgcctggcgaagcaactggcAGTGTACGTGACTTGACTTGTCAAgcaagagaaatgggcagtagaggaaatggccagagatgcagagggttgtgggatttgatcagaatttattgtcaatgtatcaaacccagtcaacacaatgcattaATCGTGGACACAATGgtttgatgcatattttataattcctcatagtaatcccacctgaccccacgctctggatatttgcactcctacactCATcgaggaagaggatggggatgAAACATTCATTTGACTATGCCTGCCATTTACCCCCCTGCCTCCTGCCTTATGAGGTCCAATGACCACAGCTAAGGAGGAAATGATGCTCATTGGAAGAACTTTGGACCCTCACTAACTCTCAGCCTAttggggatggaggagaaattcaatttcagTTTGTGTTCAAAGCTGaatttatcaaatttgcactttccaaaacaataagaGAACCGGAGCAGAGCCAGCCTTCCAAATCTGCACTAAGCCCAAGTTCGCAATGCGGTTCCTCCAACCAAACAACATTCACGAACATttgtatattagggggaaatgtgccaTATCCATGAAAATAGCACACAACATGTTAATTTAGGAGCACTTGCTTCCAAATATGTGTACATTAATCAAAACcgcatacaaaaaatgtgttaattagaagaaattcacactaaattgctgaagaattttcatgaggttttcaTGAGGTTTTcatgagcaacaacaacaactgttgccCTTCCTCTTCTGGGAAAGaacaaaaacttaaacacgtagcAGAACTCCCAAAAAatggaccagaggcaattgtacttcattcagcagagcttttaCTTGCtattgaaggcaaatgagcagaatggccacaaatccaatacattcaggactggCTCAGTCCATAAAAATCCGGTTGCAGCACTTACAAAAACTTATAAACTTATaacaagactaaaccttaacactaagcatacaatGTCCAGAACATCACACCAGgaggaagagagacagaaagggaaagtaagacccaggctccttctggcccatATTTATAGTCAACATGACCTTAATTGGAAGAGATAAGAAAACCAGttcaagccagctgtactcagattctctgaaggtataacccaaacaatcaCGAAGCTTCTTTcgtacagagaagcttccagaaaccTCTTGAATGAATTAGAATAGAAAAGATcactacacatcagatcaatactttctgcactaataaatgcaaactgacaataacaacaacaacatttttattatttgcaccccacccatctgtcttaGTTGTCgcagccactctgtgcagtttccagcatatacaaaaacttaaaacattaaacattgaaaacttccctatagagggctgctAAATGTTGCTAAAGGCAGACAACCTAACTTGTGAGGAAcacaaatggaagaagaagaagaagaagaagaagaagaagaagaagaagaagaagaagaagaaggaggaggaggaggaggaggaggagaagaagaatagtagtagtagtagtagtttggatttgatatcccactttatcactaccctaaggagtctcaaagcagctaacattctcctttcccatcctcccccacaacaaacactctgtgaggtgagtggggctgagagacgtcagagaagtgtgactggcccaaggtagttGGGCTacctccagcagctgcatgtggaggagcggagacgcgaacccggttcaccagattacgagactaccgttcttaaccactgcaccacactggctcccatagACTCAATGTATTAAATGAACTGGCAATAATGTTAGCAGTGAAGGAGAGAAAagaatacctgccatggctgtaccCTTTGGAAGACCAAGTCGCTTCCACCTCCCCTCACCATCCACCGGGATCTGGATGCAAATGTAGCCCTTAAGGCAAGCACCAGAGCCCGGACCAAACTGTAAATCATGTAGCTGTCCAGGGTCAAGCTGCCTTCATCAACCTCCTGATAAATGCTCTCCTTCTTCTCGACGCATCTCATTTGACCTCTTGCCGCCAGCGCATACTTCAAATGAAAGCAACGAAATCCTTTCTTATCAAACCGCGGTTTGACGTTTTCATACCTCGTCCCCTTTTTGAACTGCATTAGGAAGGCCAATGAGGTGTGGATGTTTTGCATCTCAAACATGCGGTAAAGAGCACTCAGGTTGATGTCCTGCAAAGCCGTCATGATCCAAACTTTACCTGCTGTGGGCTGCTTGCTCCTCACAGCCCGGAATATGACGTAAGCTAAACCGAAAACAGATTGAGAGTCCCCAGAGAAAATGGCGATGTTGACTTTCCTCTGCACGAGGAACGCAATCATGGGGGAAATATTTCTGTACAAAACGAGTGCTGGGATTTTTTCTGAGAAGGCCACGCAGATCCCCTCCCTTGCCAGCACTTCTGTCAAAGTCCTCATGACCCTCTCTCCGTTGTCATTTTCTGGAACGACGAGGCCAACCCACCTCCATCCAAAATGCTGCAGAAGTTTGGCAATGCCCAAGTATTTGGTCTCAGTGCTTGGGaccatccggtagacaaaagggagcTGAGATTTGTCTTTCAGAGCTGGGGAAACAAAATCGTAACTgacctgtggagaaaaggaaggttttGAATCTCAGGATAAAGCCGAGGTGTTTGCAAACCTAAAATATCACAACTAGCTATTGAAATGGCTGTTGtcatttattgtgtgtgtgtgtgtgtgtgtgattttgcaaTCAAAATCCTACACTATGCATTAACATCTGCTTCACATGTGGTTATACTTCTTAAAAAAGCAGCCTTAGAAATACAGGGTGTCAGTACATAATCTGCTCAATCCtgtctggaagtccgttcaacttgcaaaacgttcgcaaaccaaggtgtggcttctgattggatgatTGGCCCCAGAAACAATGGCAGCAGCCAAAACGGACGTACGGTTTCCAAAAAACAttctcaaaccggaacacttacttccgggtttgcagtgattgggagccgatttgtttgtcaactaagccgttcaggaaccaaggtatcacAGTACCAGCCACACTTCCCATTTCCTACCTGTGGGGTTTTGTAGATGCTCAACATATTTGAAATCTGGCCAGAGATTTCAGAGTCAGCCCCTTCGAGGACAGCCAGCAGGTTATTCCGCCTTCCGCAGCTGTAGTTTGGGATGTTTGCTTGCCCAGTAGAGAGAAGGTCTATTGTAGCATCATAAGTCGTCCTTGCATCAAAGTAGTTTTcgtagatgttgtagcccagagTGACGTTGAGCAAGAGCCCAGGATCCCTGCTGACTCTTTGAGTGGAAAATATGAAGGGCAGGAGCTGCCTGAACTGCACGTTTGATAACCTGCAACAAAATTTGTGTCCCACGTTTAACGACCATCCAGCTAGACGAATACCCACAGCATTCAGCCTGGCTTTGACTGTTAACTGTCTCTCACtttgctggtgtttgaagctcATTCTGTCTGTGACATCATACACTGATGTCACAATGCTACATCTGCATTTATCCATGGTAACGTCACTGGCCAATAAACTCCAGCAACTAGGTCACCAGCAGCCTGGCTCTCCAGCAAACTTAATGCTTTCGTTCATAGCCTGAGCATGAAGAAGAATAtggagatcatcaggggggttgggctgagtgttcaccagtatgcagatgatacatagctctacctctcatttaaatcagaaccagtgaaggcggtaaaTTTCTTGTGTGAgtatctggaggcggttggaggatggatggtggctaacaggttaaggttgaatcctgacaatccTGTTTTGGAGGGACAGGAGGTGGAttggtatggaggactccctggtcctgaatggggtaaatgtgcccctgaaggaccaggtgtgcagcctgggagtcattctggactcacagttacccatggaggtgcaggtcaattctgatCTGGTACAcaggttgagaccctacctgcctgcagactgtcttgccagagtagtgcatgctctagttatctcccacttggactactgca is from Podarcis muralis chromosome 2, rPodMur119.hap1.1, whole genome shotgun sequence and encodes:
- the LOC144327066 gene encoding vomeronasal type-2 receptor 26-like → MDKCRCSIVTSVYDVTDRMSFKHQQSERQLTVKARLNAVGIRLAGWSLNVGHKFCCRLSNVQFRQLLPFIFSTQRVSRDPGLLLNVTLGYNIYENYFDARTTYDATIDLLSTGQANIPNYSCGRRNNLLAVLEGADSEISGQISNMLSIYKTPQVSYDFVSPALKDKSQLPFVYRMVPSTETKYLGIAKLLQHFGWRWVGLVVPENDNGERVMRTLTEVLAREGICVAFSEKIPALVLYRNISPMIAFLVQRKVNIAIFSGDSQSVFGLAYVIFRAVRSKQPTAGKVWIMTALQDINLSALYRMFEMQNIHTSLAFLMQFKKGTRYENVKPRFDKKGFRCFHLKYALAARGQMRCVEKKESIYQEVDEGSLTLDSYMIYSLVRALVLALRATFASRSRWMLHPFLRNFHFDNTSVDGLHLDENGHLAAAFDVVNVLVLPNKSIEKVKVGSAERHNPSTITFAIDPDAIVWPGWCNQTPPHSRCSKSCHQGYTKVIHEGQPFCCYSCSRCMKGTISALEDADHCTKCPEDQHPNKDQDQCVPKIITFLAYEESLGTLLTSFTLFLSLSTGIVLGIFIKFLDTPIVKANNRDLTYILLVSLLFSFLSSFLFIGQPRKMTCLLRQSAFSVIFSVAVSSVLAKTITVVLAFLATKPGNRVRRWLGKSLANSIVISCSTVQVLICTIWLGMFPPFPDSDMHSQPGEITLQCNEGSVAMFYIALGYMGFLAAISFTVAFFARKLPGAFNEAKLITFSMLVFCSVWVSFVPTYLSTKGKYMVAVQIFSIFASSAGLLGCIFMPKCYIIVFRPDLNTKEHLMMQTSDNRN